A genomic segment from Malus domestica chromosome 05, GDT2T_hap1 encodes:
- the LOC103409120 gene encoding protein OSB1, mitochondrial-like isoform X1, whose amino-acid sequence MKRGLSSIIRQRRSFGAIPQKPPRAMALERAIPAATSTTFLANPKVPAFFPTTNHLAFARRRFNLKFSMEYSRDQYNGSGSSIQVPIAFPRPAEVQWKKELCNMVHLIGVVGLPVEIKHLPSGKVLAWTRLAVKKSATDTSWINLTFWDELAHVAFQHVEKGQQIYVSGRLISDSVETDEGKQQTYYKVVVQQLNFVEKGFSSPALKDHDSDSFTAGKNLGNNATKNITETTQELWQAFFANPVDWWDNRNTKRNPKYPDFKHKDTGEALWIEGRNNPPWVKSQLAILDTRMGTLNDQEHNLHTDIFAGDSFSPF is encoded by the exons ATGAAACGCGGTCTAAGTAGCATTATCCGACAACGGCGGAGTTTTGGCGCCATCCCCCAAAAACCGCCGAGAGCAATGGCGTTAGAGCGAGCAATTCCGGCAGCAACAAGCACAACCTTCCTCGCCAACCCCAAAGTTCCCGCATTTTTCCCAACCACCAACCACTTGGCCTTCGCACGGCGCCGGTTCAATCTCAAATTCTCGATGGAGTACAGTAGAGACCAGTACAACGGCAGCGGGAGCAGCATTCAGGTGCCGATAGCGTTTCCTAGACCGGCGGAGGTCCAGTGGAAAAAGGAGCTGTGCAATATGGTGCACCTCATCGGCGTCGTCGGTCTTCCCGTCGAAATTAAGCACCTCCCCTCCGGAAAGGTCCTCGCTTGGACCCGCCTCGCCGTCAAGAAGTCCGCCACCGATACCTCTTG gATTAATCTGACATTTTGGGATGAGCTTGCACATGTTGCTTTTCAGCATGTAGAGAAAGGCCAACAAATATATGTATCGGGCCGTCTGATTTCAGATTCTGTTGAAACCGACGAAGGGAAGCAGCAGACCTACTACAAG GTAGTTGTTCAGCAACTGAATTTTGTTGAAAAGGGCTTTTCATCGCCGGCATTGAAAGATCACGACTCTGATTCCTTTACAGCGGGCAA AAATCTTGGCAACAATGCCACAAAGAACATAACGGAAACAACACAAGAATTATGGCAAGCCTTCTTTGCTAATCCAGTTGACTGGTGGGATAATAGGAATACCAAG AGGAACCCAAAATATCCAGATTTTAAGCATAAAGATACTGGAGAAGCCTTGTGGATTGAAGGCCGGAACAATCCGCCGTGGGTGAAGTCCCAACTTGCCATACTGGATACAAGAATGGGGACCCTTAATGACCAAGAACATAACCTGCATACAGATATATTTGCCGGTGATAGTTTTTCGCCTTTCTAA
- the LOC103409120 gene encoding protein OSB1, mitochondrial-like isoform X2, translating to MWSKPSNNPLGVQMKRGLSSIIRQRRSFGAIPQKPPRAMALERAIPAATSTTFLANPKVPAFFPTTNHLAFARRRFNLKFSMEYSRDQYNGSGSSIQVPIAFPRPAEVQWKKELCNMVHLIGVVGLPVEIKHLPSGKVLAWTRLAVKKSATDTSWINLTFWDELAHVAFQHVEKGQQIYVSGRLISDSVETDEGKQQTYYKVVVQQLNFVEKGFSSPALKDHDSDSFTAGRNLGNNATKNITETTQELWQAFFANPVDWWDNRNTKRNPKYPDFKHKDTGEALWIEGRNNPPWVKSQLAILDTRMGTLNDQEHNLHTDIFAGDSFSPF from the exons ATGTGGTCCAAACCTTCCAATAACCCTTTGGGAGTTCAGATGAAACGCGGTCTAAGTAGCATTATCCGACAACGGCGGAGTTTTGGCGCCATCCCCCAAAAACCGCCGAGAGCAATGGCGTTAGAGCGAGCAATTCCGGCAGCAACAAGCACAACCTTCCTCGCCAACCCCAAAGTTCCCGCATTTTTCCCAACCACCAACCACTTGGCCTTCGCACGGCGCCGGTTCAATCTCAAATTCTCGATGGAGTACAGTAGAGACCAGTACAACGGCAGCGGGAGCAGCATTCAGGTGCCGATAGCGTTTCCTAGACCGGCGGAGGTCCAGTGGAAAAAGGAGCTGTGCAATATGGTGCACCTCATCGGCGTCGTCGGTCTTCCCGTCGAAATTAAGCACCTCCCCTCCGGAAAGGTCCTCGCTTGGACCCGCCTCGCCGTCAAGAAGTCCGCCACCGATACCTCTTG gATTAATCTGACATTTTGGGATGAGCTTGCACATGTTGCTTTTCAGCATGTAGAGAAAGGCCAACAAATATATGTATCGGGCCGTCTGATTTCAGATTCTGTTGAAACCGACGAAGGGAAGCAGCAGACCTACTACAAG GTAGTTGTTCAGCAACTGAATTTTGTTGAAAAGGGCTTTTCATCGCCGGCATTGAAAGATCACGACTCTGATTCCTTTACAGCGG GCAGAAATCTTGGCAACAATGCCACAAAGAACATAACGGAAACAACACAAGAATTATGGCAAGCCTTCTTTGCTAATCCAGTTGACTGGTGGGATAATAGGAATACCAAG AGGAACCCAAAATATCCAGATTTTAAGCATAAAGATACTGGAGAAGCCTTGTGGATTGAAGGCCGGAACAATCCGCCGTGGGTGAAGTCCCAACTTGCCATACTGGATACAAGAATGGGGACCCTTAATGACCAAGAACATAACCTGCATACAGATATATTTGCCGGTGATAGTTTTTCGCCTTTCTAA
- the LOC103419888 gene encoding transcription factor UNE12-like has protein sequence MANNPSEPQADDFLEQILGLPNFASADANLAGSDGGLAGGQVSPASMMLQLNSVDGSGHLGGVGGGGGFHGGVFPLGLSLEQGKAGFLKHEEASGSGKRFRDDVVDSRVSSVKNVFHGQPISNTVAAAPHPPAMRPRVRARRGQATDPHSIAERLRRERIAERIRALQELVPSVNKTDRAAMLDEIMDYVKFLRLQVKVLSMSRLGGAGAVAPLVTDIPLSSVEEEGSEGGRNQPAWDKWSNDGTERQVAKLMEDNVGAAMQFLQYKALCIMPISLASAIYNTQPPDTSSVVKPEMNPPS, from the exons aTGGCCAACAACCCCTCGGAGCCCCAGGCCGACGACTTCCTCGAGCAAATTCTCGGCCTCCCCAACTTTGCCTCCGCCGATGCTAATTTGGCGGGAAGCGACGGCGGTTTGGCCGGAGGACAGGTATCTCCGGCGTCTATGATGCTGCAGCTGAACTCCGTCGACGGGTCCGGCCACCTAGGCGGAGTTGGCGGTGGCGGTGGGTTCCATGGAGGGGTGTTTCCCTTGGGGTTGAGCTTGGAGCAGGGGAAAGCTGGGTTTTTGAAGCACGAGGAGGCTTCTGGGAGCGGGAAGCGGTTTCGAGACGACGTCGTTGATAGTCGAGTTTCATCTGTGAAAAAT GTTTTCCATGGCCAACCTATTTCAAATACAGTTGCTGCAGCACCGCATCCACCAGCAATGCGACCAAGGGTGCGAGCTAGAAGAGGACAAGCCACAGATCCACACAGCATTGCCGAGCGG TTGCGCAGAGAAAGAATAGCAGAAAGAATCAGGGCGTTGCAGGAACTAGTTCCTAGCGTCAACAAG ACGGATAGAGCTGCCATGCTTGATGAGATAATGGACTATGTGAAGTTCCTAAGGCTCCAAGTAAAG GTTTTGAGCATGAGTAGATTGGGCGGGGCTGGTGCTGTGGCACCACTTGTAACAGATATTCCACTATCTTCAGTTGAG GAAGAAGGCAGCGAAGGTGGTAGAAACCAACCGGCGTGGGATAAGTGGTCTAATGACGGCACAGAACGACAAGTAGCTAAGCTTATGGAAGACAACGTTGGGGCGGCAATGCAGTTCCTCCAATACAAGGCTCTCTGCATCATGCCTATCTCACTGGCCTCGGCAATCTACAACACACAACCTCCGGACACCTCTAGCGTTGTCAAGCCTGAAATGAACCCTCCTTCCTAA
- the LOC103435676 gene encoding tryptophan synthase alpha chain-like, which produces MAASSSLKFAAGFLQLKKPQNPLLLRSPNQVSTLSTKKFAPMAALTATPAVSLSQTFINLKEQGKVAFIPYITAGDPDLSITAEALKVLDSCGSDIIELGVPYSDPLADGPVIQAAATRSLARGTNLNAIISMLKEVIPQLSCPIALFAYYNPILKRGIPEFMSTIKDVGVHGLVVPDVPLEETEILRKEAVKNNIELVLLTTPTTPIDRMKAIAEASEGFLYLVSSIGVTGARASVNERVPALLKEIKETTKKPVAVGFGISKPEHAKQVAGWGADGVIVGSAMVKLLGEAKTPEEGLKEIATFTKSLKSALL; this is translated from the exons ATGGctgcttcttcctctcttaaatTTGCAGCTGGGTTTCTCCAACTGAAGAAACCACAAAACCCATTGCTCCTCCGCTCTCCCAATCAAGTATCCACCCTTTCGACCAAGAAGTTTGCTCCAATGGCGGCTCTCACCGCCACCCCAGCCGTCAGCCTCTCCCAGACTTTCATAAATCTGAAGGAGCAGGGAAAG GTTGCATTTATCCCTTACATCACTGCCGGTGATCCTGATCTTTCAATCACGGCAGAAGCATTGAAGGTGCTTGATTCTTGTGGATCAGACATAATCGAATTAGGTGTTCCATACTCGGATCCATTAGCAGATGGTCCAGTTATACAG GCTGCAGCCACCCGTTCCCTGGCAAGAGGGACCAATCTCAATGCAATTATTTCAATGTTGAAGGAG GTGATTCCTCAATTGTCTTGCCCAATTGCGCTGTTTGCTTACTATAACCCAATTTTGAAGCGTGGAATTCCGGAGTTCATGTCCACCATCAAAGACGTTGGTGTACATG GGCTTGTGGTTCCAGATGTTCCATTGGAAGAAACAGAAATTTTGAGAAAGGAAGCTGTGAAAAATAATATTGAATTG GTATTACTAACTACACCCACTACTCCAATTGATCGCATGAAGGCCATTGCCGAAGCTTCAGAAGGATTTCTGTACCTA GTAAGCTCCATCGGAGTTACTGGTGCCCGTGCATCTGTGAACGAACGAGTTCCTGCCCTTTTAAAGGAAATTAAAGAG ACAACAAAAAAGCCTGTAGCAGTTGGTTTCGGCATCTCAAAGCCCGAACATGCGAAACAG GTAGCAGGGTGGGGAGCTGATGGCGTTATCGTTGGTAGTGCGATGGTGAAGCTGTTGGGCGAAGCGAAAACGCCCGAGGAAGGGTTGAAGGAAATAGCAACTTTCACCAAGTCTTTAAAATCTGCACTCCTCTGA
- the LOC103435675 gene encoding light-inducible protein CPRF2-like isoform X1, giving the protein MHSVFTADDSSDTFWALSSPAEMNRSASEWAFEQFLDEFTTPAATPRQSVAEQFPVSSAASCSVASQSSTSKRDDVDEEVVEIKKPDRHRHRQLQPPQQLNHPPPAALDPAPTAPINSDQYREFLKNQLDLACAAVALSRASSLTPVDLGNLAENPSLVSKPSQLAPTRSLDKGAGNALPVPQNEADTSPHGVSALPAAQRRTPVLSKQTTSGSSKEDSDDDDLEGDIEINENMDPSDVKRARRMLSNRESARRSRRRKQAQMSELETQVGQLRVEHSGLLKRLTDVNQKYDNAAVDNRILRADIETLRAKVKMAEESVKRVTGINPLLLAMSNVANAGMPPVSNPMNASTNAAVPMQPNSNQLFHPGVPSMTTTPLHHQRLETGFHANSPISLVGNRQGNAGQPVITGSNMAHNSSMPHTGNIDHMPQQQQPRPGVGEALPGWDPQLPHAVPKNKK; this is encoded by the exons ATGCATTCAGTGTTCACCGCGGACGACTCCTCCGACACGTTTTGGGCTCTGTCGTCGCCGGCGGAGATGAACCGGAGCGCGTCGGAGTGGGCCTTCGAGCAGTTCCTCGACGAGTTCACGACCccggccgccactcctcgccaATCGGTCGCCGAGCAATTTCCCGTTTCGTCCGCCGCTTCCTGCTCCGTCGCGTCTCAGTCGTCGACGTCGAAGCGCGACGATGTGGACGAAGAGGTAGTTGAGATCAAGAAGCCCGATCGTCATCGCCATCGTCAACTGCAACCTCCTCAGCAGCTCAATCATCCTCCGCCGGCGGCGTTGGATCCAGCTCCGACGGCTCCGATTAACTCGGACCAGTACCGCGAATTTCTTAAGAACCAGCTCGATCTGGCTTGCGCAGCAGTAGCTCTCTCTCGC GCATCGTCTTTGACGCCTGTGGATTTGGGTAATCTGGCTGAGAATCCGTCGCTGGTGTCGAAGCCTTCACAGTTAGCCCCGACTCGATCGCTTGATAAAG GTGCTGGTAATGCTTTGCCAGTTCCACAAAATGAAGCTGACACTAGCCCGCATGGCGTTTCGGCTTTACCTGCTGCTCAGAGAAGAACTCCGGTACTGAGTAAGCAAACAACGAGTGGATCATCGAAAGAGGACTCGGATGATGATGATCTCGAAGGAGACATTGAGATTAATGAGAATATGGATCCCTCTGATGTGAAACGTGCTAGGAG GATGCTGTCCAATCGAGAGTCCGCAAGACGCTctagaagaagaaaacaagCCCAAATGAGTGAACTTGAGACACAG GTTGGTCAGCTAAGGGTTGAACACTCTGGGCTGTTAAAACGTCTCACTGATGTGAATCAGAAATATGATAATGCTGCTGTTGACAACAGAATATTGAGAGCTGATATTGAAACGTTAAGAGCAAAG GTGAAAATGGCAGAAGAATCTGTGAAAAGAGTGACAGGGATCAATCCGCTACTTCTAGCCATGTCAAATGTAGCTAACGCAGGCATGCCGCCCGTGAGCAACCCAATGAATGCATCCACAAATGCTGCTGTGCCAATGCAACCAAACTCTAACCAGCTCTTTCATCCGGGAGTTCCTAGTATGACCACTACCCCTCTGCATCACCAGAGATTGGAGACTGGCTTTCACGCGAACTCCCCAATCTCTCTAGTTGGGAACCGACAGGGTAATGCGGGCCAACCAGTCATCACTGGAAGCAACATGGCTCACAACTCTTCAATGCCGCACACAGGCAACATAGATCACATGccgcagcagcagcagccaCGGCCAGGAGTGGGTGAAGCATTGCCAGGTTGGGACCCTCAGCTCCCTCACGCCGTCCCAAAGAATAAGAAGTAG
- the LOC103435675 gene encoding light-inducible protein CPRF2-like isoform X3 produces the protein MHSVFTADDSSDTFWALSSPAEMNRSASEWAFEQFLDEFTTPAATPRQSVAEQFPVSSAASCSVASQSSTSKRDDVDEEVVEIKKPDRHRHRQLQPPQQLNHPPPAALDPAPTAPINSDQYREFLKNQLDLACAAVALSRASSLTPVDLGNLAENPSLVSKPSQLAPTRSLDKGAGNALPVPQNEADTSPHGVSALPAAQRRTPVLSKQTTSGSSKEDSDDDDLEGDIEINENMDPSDVKRARRMLSNRESARRSRRRKQAQMSELETQVGQLRVEHSGLLKRLTDVNQKYDNAAVDNRILRADIETLRAKVIYI, from the exons ATGCATTCAGTGTTCACCGCGGACGACTCCTCCGACACGTTTTGGGCTCTGTCGTCGCCGGCGGAGATGAACCGGAGCGCGTCGGAGTGGGCCTTCGAGCAGTTCCTCGACGAGTTCACGACCccggccgccactcctcgccaATCGGTCGCCGAGCAATTTCCCGTTTCGTCCGCCGCTTCCTGCTCCGTCGCGTCTCAGTCGTCGACGTCGAAGCGCGACGATGTGGACGAAGAGGTAGTTGAGATCAAGAAGCCCGATCGTCATCGCCATCGTCAACTGCAACCTCCTCAGCAGCTCAATCATCCTCCGCCGGCGGCGTTGGATCCAGCTCCGACGGCTCCGATTAACTCGGACCAGTACCGCGAATTTCTTAAGAACCAGCTCGATCTGGCTTGCGCAGCAGTAGCTCTCTCTCGC GCATCGTCTTTGACGCCTGTGGATTTGGGTAATCTGGCTGAGAATCCGTCGCTGGTGTCGAAGCCTTCACAGTTAGCCCCGACTCGATCGCTTGATAAAG GTGCTGGTAATGCTTTGCCAGTTCCACAAAATGAAGCTGACACTAGCCCGCATGGCGTTTCGGCTTTACCTGCTGCTCAGAGAAGAACTCCGGTACTGAGTAAGCAAACAACGAGTGGATCATCGAAAGAGGACTCGGATGATGATGATCTCGAAGGAGACATTGAGATTAATGAGAATATGGATCCCTCTGATGTGAAACGTGCTAGGAG GATGCTGTCCAATCGAGAGTCCGCAAGACGCTctagaagaagaaaacaagCCCAAATGAGTGAACTTGAGACACAG GTTGGTCAGCTAAGGGTTGAACACTCTGGGCTGTTAAAACGTCTCACTGATGTGAATCAGAAATATGATAATGCTGCTGTTGACAACAGAATATTGAGAGCTGATATTGAAACGTTAAGAGCAAAG Gtgatatatatttga
- the LOC103435675 gene encoding light-inducible protein CPRF2-like isoform X4 — protein MHSVFTADDSSDTFWALSSPAEMNRSASEWAFEQFLDEFTTPAATPRQSVAEQFPVSSAASCSVASQSSTSKRDDVDEEVVEIKKPDRHRHRQLQPPQQLNHPPPAALDPAPTAPINSDQYREFLKNQLDLACAAASSLTPVDLGNLAENPSLVSKPSQLAPTRSLDKGAGNALPVPQNEADTSPHGVSALPAAQRRTPVLSKQTTSGSSKEDSDDDDLEGDIEINENMDPSDVKRARRMLSNRESARRSRRRKQAQMSELETQVGQLRVEHSGLLKRLTDVNQKYDNAAVDNRILRADIETLRAKVIYI, from the exons ATGCATTCAGTGTTCACCGCGGACGACTCCTCCGACACGTTTTGGGCTCTGTCGTCGCCGGCGGAGATGAACCGGAGCGCGTCGGAGTGGGCCTTCGAGCAGTTCCTCGACGAGTTCACGACCccggccgccactcctcgccaATCGGTCGCCGAGCAATTTCCCGTTTCGTCCGCCGCTTCCTGCTCCGTCGCGTCTCAGTCGTCGACGTCGAAGCGCGACGATGTGGACGAAGAGGTAGTTGAGATCAAGAAGCCCGATCGTCATCGCCATCGTCAACTGCAACCTCCTCAGCAGCTCAATCATCCTCCGCCGGCGGCGTTGGATCCAGCTCCGACGGCTCCGATTAACTCGGACCAGTACCGCGAATTTCTTAAGAACCAGCTCGATCTGGCTTGCGCAGCA GCATCGTCTTTGACGCCTGTGGATTTGGGTAATCTGGCTGAGAATCCGTCGCTGGTGTCGAAGCCTTCACAGTTAGCCCCGACTCGATCGCTTGATAAAG GTGCTGGTAATGCTTTGCCAGTTCCACAAAATGAAGCTGACACTAGCCCGCATGGCGTTTCGGCTTTACCTGCTGCTCAGAGAAGAACTCCGGTACTGAGTAAGCAAACAACGAGTGGATCATCGAAAGAGGACTCGGATGATGATGATCTCGAAGGAGACATTGAGATTAATGAGAATATGGATCCCTCTGATGTGAAACGTGCTAGGAG GATGCTGTCCAATCGAGAGTCCGCAAGACGCTctagaagaagaaaacaagCCCAAATGAGTGAACTTGAGACACAG GTTGGTCAGCTAAGGGTTGAACACTCTGGGCTGTTAAAACGTCTCACTGATGTGAATCAGAAATATGATAATGCTGCTGTTGACAACAGAATATTGAGAGCTGATATTGAAACGTTAAGAGCAAAG Gtgatatatatttga
- the LOC103435675 gene encoding light-inducible protein CPRF2-like isoform X2 produces the protein MHSVFTADDSSDTFWALSSPAEMNRSASEWAFEQFLDEFTTPAATPRQSVAEQFPVSSAASCSVASQSSTSKRDDVDEEVVEIKKPDRHRHRQLQPPQQLNHPPPAALDPAPTAPINSDQYREFLKNQLDLACAAASSLTPVDLGNLAENPSLVSKPSQLAPTRSLDKGAGNALPVPQNEADTSPHGVSALPAAQRRTPVLSKQTTSGSSKEDSDDDDLEGDIEINENMDPSDVKRARRMLSNRESARRSRRRKQAQMSELETQVGQLRVEHSGLLKRLTDVNQKYDNAAVDNRILRADIETLRAKVKMAEESVKRVTGINPLLLAMSNVANAGMPPVSNPMNASTNAAVPMQPNSNQLFHPGVPSMTTTPLHHQRLETGFHANSPISLVGNRQGNAGQPVITGSNMAHNSSMPHTGNIDHMPQQQQPRPGVGEALPGWDPQLPHAVPKNKK, from the exons ATGCATTCAGTGTTCACCGCGGACGACTCCTCCGACACGTTTTGGGCTCTGTCGTCGCCGGCGGAGATGAACCGGAGCGCGTCGGAGTGGGCCTTCGAGCAGTTCCTCGACGAGTTCACGACCccggccgccactcctcgccaATCGGTCGCCGAGCAATTTCCCGTTTCGTCCGCCGCTTCCTGCTCCGTCGCGTCTCAGTCGTCGACGTCGAAGCGCGACGATGTGGACGAAGAGGTAGTTGAGATCAAGAAGCCCGATCGTCATCGCCATCGTCAACTGCAACCTCCTCAGCAGCTCAATCATCCTCCGCCGGCGGCGTTGGATCCAGCTCCGACGGCTCCGATTAACTCGGACCAGTACCGCGAATTTCTTAAGAACCAGCTCGATCTGGCTTGCGCAGCA GCATCGTCTTTGACGCCTGTGGATTTGGGTAATCTGGCTGAGAATCCGTCGCTGGTGTCGAAGCCTTCACAGTTAGCCCCGACTCGATCGCTTGATAAAG GTGCTGGTAATGCTTTGCCAGTTCCACAAAATGAAGCTGACACTAGCCCGCATGGCGTTTCGGCTTTACCTGCTGCTCAGAGAAGAACTCCGGTACTGAGTAAGCAAACAACGAGTGGATCATCGAAAGAGGACTCGGATGATGATGATCTCGAAGGAGACATTGAGATTAATGAGAATATGGATCCCTCTGATGTGAAACGTGCTAGGAG GATGCTGTCCAATCGAGAGTCCGCAAGACGCTctagaagaagaaaacaagCCCAAATGAGTGAACTTGAGACACAG GTTGGTCAGCTAAGGGTTGAACACTCTGGGCTGTTAAAACGTCTCACTGATGTGAATCAGAAATATGATAATGCTGCTGTTGACAACAGAATATTGAGAGCTGATATTGAAACGTTAAGAGCAAAG GTGAAAATGGCAGAAGAATCTGTGAAAAGAGTGACAGGGATCAATCCGCTACTTCTAGCCATGTCAAATGTAGCTAACGCAGGCATGCCGCCCGTGAGCAACCCAATGAATGCATCCACAAATGCTGCTGTGCCAATGCAACCAAACTCTAACCAGCTCTTTCATCCGGGAGTTCCTAGTATGACCACTACCCCTCTGCATCACCAGAGATTGGAGACTGGCTTTCACGCGAACTCCCCAATCTCTCTAGTTGGGAACCGACAGGGTAATGCGGGCCAACCAGTCATCACTGGAAGCAACATGGCTCACAACTCTTCAATGCCGCACACAGGCAACATAGATCACATGccgcagcagcagcagccaCGGCCAGGAGTGGGTGAAGCATTGCCAGGTTGGGACCCTCAGCTCCCTCACGCCGTCCCAAAGAATAAGAAGTAG